A window of the Salarias fasciatus chromosome 7, fSalaFa1.1, whole genome shotgun sequence genome harbors these coding sequences:
- the mon2 gene encoding protein MON2 homolog isoform X2 produces MSTSSPEAVKKLLENMQTDLRSLSMECKKKFPPVKEAAESGIVKIKTIAARNTDILAALKENSSEVVQPFLMGCGTKEPKITQLCLAAIQRLMSHEVVSEAAAGNIINMLWQLMENGLEELKLLQTVLVLLTTNTVVHDEVLSKAIVLCFRLHFTKDNITNNTAAATVRQVVTVVFERMVAEDERFEGIVEQPPPVQGNTNRRSVSTLRPSAKDAYMLFQDLCQLVNADAPYWLVGMTEMTRTFGLELLESVLNDFPGVFLQHQEFSFLLKERVCPLVIKLFSPNIKFRQGSSSAASPAPVEKPYFPICMRLLRVVSVLIKHFYSLLVTECEIFLSLLVKFLDGEKPQWLRAVAVESVHRLCVQPHLLRSFCQSYDMKQHSTKVFRDIVNALGSFIQSLFIVPNASNAAAVSAPAGGSGSGTQGAAQGGPGAGGVSGALTTQAAFEYRGTWIPLMTVSVQGSAKATYLEMLDKVEPPSIPEGYAMSVAFSALLDLVRGITSMIERELAAEEEAAAQFREAHPDQEWKPQAGAHLVWEEMVSACWCGLLAALSLLLDASTDETATENILKAELTMASLCGRLGLVTPRDAFITAICKASLPPHYALTVLSSNAANLSSKVSPTHQSSYSIQGQSVQIISPSSESHQQVVAVGQPLTAQPQGTVVLTAKNIQCMRTLLNLAHCHGAVLGTSWQLVLATLQHLVWILGLKPGVGGALKPGRAVEGPSTVLTTAVMTDLPVISNILSRLFESSQYLDDVSLHHLINALCSLSLEAMEMAYGNNKEPSLFAVAKLLETGLVNMDRIEILWRPLTGHLLEVCQHPNSRMREWGAEALTALIKAGLAYKHDPPLAQNQRLQLLLLNPLKELSNVLQADIRQKQLESVLQILQSQGDCLGPGWPLVLGVIGAIRNDQGESLIRTAFQCLQLVVTDFLPTMPCTCLQIVVDVAGSFGLQNQELNISLTSIGLLWNISDYFFQRGEAITQELEREEEALQKQAQEKGETLNRPFHPAPPFDCLWLCLYAKLGELCVDPRPAVRKSAGQTLFSTIAAHGTLLQQPTWHIVVWKVLFQLLDCVRTSSTTADKEKIESGGGNILIHHSRDTAEKQWAETWVLTLAGVARIFNTRRYLLQQLSDFFEAWEVLLNHIQSAALSKNNEVSLAALKSFQEILQIVTPVKDSDKAGDALAAMGVPPVLIDPLSASGPGRPLVRSDSLVERLTRYNGAEMQAPPPGEESALEDSALWWSAWNTWYRTGTDSTRPPSGPAEKFSFIPSQPFLTALIQIFPALYQHIKANFSMEDLKKLGVILHGAVSVPISSDASPFILPSYTEAVLTSLQEAVLTALDVLQKAICVGPENLQVMYPAIFEQLLLFVEFSCKPPQYGRMETKHVANAKYNQIQLFAPAEWVALNYVPFAERSLEVVVDLYHKTACHKAVINEKVLQNIIKTLRMPLGLKYACPSESTWKLAVSSLLKVLSIGLPVARQHASSGRFDTMWPELANAFEDFLFTKSVPPDNLSIQEFQKNEAVDVEVVQLISTEILPFANFIPKDFVGQIMAMLNKGSIHSQSPSFTEAEIDVRMREEFSKVCFETLLQFSFSNKVSTPQEGYISRMALSVLLKRSQDVLRRYVDDERLSGRCPLPRQQVTEIIFVLKAISTLMDSLKKTQPENVDGNTWAQVIALYPTLVECITCSSSEVSAALKEALGPFKDFMQPPISKVQNGES; encoded by the exons GCTGCAGCGGGGAACATCATCAACATGCTGTGGCAGCTGATGGAAAACGGtttggaggagctgaagctgttACAGACGGTCCTCGTCCTGCTAACCACAAACACAGTCGTTCACGATGAAGTTCTTTCGAAG GCCATTGTCTTGTGTTTCCGTCTCCACTTCACCAAGGACAACATCACCAACAACACAGCGGCCGCCACCGTCAGGCAGGTCGTCACTGTGGTGTTTGAGAGGATGGTGGCTGAGGATGAGCGCTTTGAAG GCATAGTGGAGCAGCCGCCTCCGGTTCAGGGAAACACCAACCGGCGGTCTGTCAGCACCCTGAGACCCAGTGCCAAGGACGCATACATGCTGTTCCAG GACTTGTGCCAGCTGGTGAACGCCGACGCCCCCTACTGGCTGGTGGGGATGACTGAGATGACCCGGACGTttggcctggagctgctggagtctgTTCTGAACGACTTCCCGGGTGTCTTCCTTCAG CACCAGGAGTTCAGCTTCCTCCTCAAAGAACGAGTGTGTCCCCTCGTCATCAAGCTCTTCTCCCCCAACATCAAGTTCCGGcagggcagcagcagcgccgcctcGCCGGCCCCCGTGGAGAAACCTTACTTCCCCATCTGCATGAGGCTGCTGCGGGTGGTCTCAGTGCTCATCAAACACTTCTACAGCTTACTG gtgACGGAGTGTGAGATCTTTCTGTCGTTGCTGGTGAAGTTTCTGGATGGCGAGAAGCCGCAGTGGCTCAGAGCAGTGGCAGTGGAATCGGTCCACAGGCTGTGTGTGCAGCCTCATTTATTACG cTCGTTTTGTCAGTCCTACGACATGAAGCAGCACTCCACTAAAGTGTTCAGAGACATCGTCAATGCCCTGGGCTCCTTCATCCAGTCCCTCTTTATTGTGCCCAATGCGAGCAACGCGGCGGCCGTCAGCGCACCTGCTG GCGGCTCGGGTTCAGGGACGCAGGGCGCGGCGCAGGGCGGCCCCGGAGCAGGAGGGGTCAGCGGCGCCCTGACCACACAGGCTGCATTTGAATATCGTGGCACCTGGATCCCTCTCATGACTGTCAGCGTTCAGGGCAGCGCCAAAGCAACCTA TTTAGAGATGCTGGACAAGGTTGAGCCCCCCTCCATCCCAGAGGGCTACGCCATGTCTGTGGCCTTCAGTGCGCTGCTGGACCTGGTGAGGGGAATCACCTCCATGATTGAGAGGGAGctggcggcggaggaggaggcggctgcTCAGTTCAGGGAGGCTCACCCTGACCAGGAGTGGAAGCCACAAGCTG GAGCCCACCTGGTTTGGGAGGAGATGGTGAGCGCCTGCTGGTGCGGCCTGCTGgctgctctgtctctgctgctggacgccAG CACCGATGAGACCGCCACTGAGAACATCCTGAAAGCTGAGCTGACCATGGCTTCGCTGTGCGGCCGCCTGGGCCTGGTGACGCCGCGTGACGCCTTCATCACGGCGATCTGCAAGGCCTCTCTGCCGCCGCACTACGCCCTCACAGTCCTCAGCAGCAACGCTGCGAACCTCTCCAGTAAAG TGTCACCCACCCATCAATCAT CGTACTCCATCCAGGGCCAGAGTGTGCAGATTATCAGCCCCTCCAGCGAATCGCACCAGCAGGTGGTCGCCGTGGGGCAGCCGCTCACCGCTCAGCCCCAGGGCACCGTGGtg CTGACTGCCAAGAACATCCAGTGTATGCGCACCCTGTTGAACCTGGCGCACTGCCACGGGGCCGTGCTGGGCACCTCCTGGCAGCTGGTCTTGGCTACACTCCAG CACCTGGTGTGGATCCTGGGTCTAAAGCCTGGTGTGGGCGGTGCCCTGAAGCCGGGCCGAGCAGTGGAGGGACCCAGCACG GTGCTGACCACAGCAGTGATGACAGACCTTCCCGTCATCTCCAACATCCTGTCCAGACTGTTCGAGAGCTCTCA GTACTTGGACGACGTTTCCTTACATCACCTGATCAATGCCCTCTGTTCGCTGTCACTGGAGGCGATGGAAATGGCTTATGGAAACAACAAG GAACCGTCTCTGTTTGCGGTCGCTAAGTTGCTGGAAACTGGCCTGGTCAACATGGATCGTATCGAGATCTTGTGGAGACCCCTCACTGGCCATTTACTGGAG GTCTGCCAGCACCCGAACTCCAGGATGAGGGAGTGGGGGGCGGAGGCGCTGACAGCACTGATCAAAGCTGGGCTCGCATATAAGCACGATCCTCCTCTGGCTCAAAACcag cggctgcagctcctgctgctgaaccCCCTGAAGGAGTTGTCCAACGTGCTGCAGGCAGACATTCGACAGAAACAGCTGGAGAGTGTCCTGCAGATCCTGCAGAGCCAGGGAGACTGCCTGGGGCCCGGCTGGCCCCTCGTACTGGGTGTCATTGGAGCCATCCGCAATGATCAAGG TGAGTCGTTGATCCGAACAGCCTTCCAGTGCCTGCAGTTGGTAGTGACAGACTTCCTGCCCACCATGCCTTGCACGTGCCTCCAGATCGTAGTGGATGTGGCCGGCAGCTTcggcctgcagaaccaggagctTAACATCAGCCTCACGTCCATCGGTTTACTG TGGAATATTTCAGACTACTTCTTCCAAAGGGGGGAAGCGATCACCcaggagctggagagggaggaggaagccCTGCAGAAGCAGGCTCAGGAAAAAGGGGAGACCCTGAACAGGCCgttccaccccgccccgcccttcGACTGCCTCTGGCTGTGCCTGTACGCCAAGCTGGGCGAGCTGTGCGTGGACCCGCGGCCCGCCGTGCGCAAAAGCGCCGGGCAGACGCTGTTCTCCACCATCGCTGCCCATGGcaccctgctgcagcagccgaCCTGGCATATCGTGGTCTGGAAG gtcctgtttcagctgctggactGCGTCAGGACGTCCTCCACCACAGCGGACAAGGAGAAGATCGAGTCGGGAGGCGGGAACATCCTCATTCACCACTCGCGTGACACCGCCGAGAAGCAGTGGGCCGAGACGTGGGTGCTGACGCTGGCGGGGGTGGCCCGCATCTTCAACACCAGACGATATCTCCTCCAGCAACTCA GTGATTTCTTCGAGGCCTGGGAGGTGCTGCTCAACCACATTCAGTCTGCCGCCCTCAGCAAAAACAACGAGGTCTCGCTGGCCGCGCTCAAGAGCTTCCAGGAGATCCTGCAGATCGTCACGCCCGTTAAAGACTCGGATAAAGCGGGCGACGCCCTTGCCGCCATGGGCGTCCCCCCAGTGCTCATAGACCCCCTCTCGGCCTCCGGGCCCGGCAGACCCCTGGTGCGTTCGGACTCGCTCGTGGAGCGCTTGACGCGGTACAACGGCGCCGAGATGCAGGCCCCCCCGCCGGGCGAGGAGTCGGCCTTAGAGGACTCCGCCCTGTGGTGGTCGGCGTGGAACACGTGGTACCGAACGGGAACGGACAGCACGAGGCCCCCCAGCGGCCCCGCCGAGAAGTTCTCCTTCATCCCCAGCCAGCCCTTCCTCACGGCGCTGATCCAGATCTTCCCGGCGCTCTACCAGCACATCAAAGCCAACTTCAGCATGGAGGACCTGAAGAAGCTCGGGGTCATCCTCCACGGCGCCGTGTCCGTGCCTATCAGCAGCGACGCCTCGCCCTTCATCCTGCCCTCCTACACCGAGGCGGTCCTCAccagcctgcaggaggcggtGCTCACCGCTCTGGATGTTTTACAGAAG GCCATCTGTGTGGGCCCCGAGAACCTGCAGGTCATGTACCCGGCCATCTTtgaacagctgctgctttttgtGGAGTTCTCCTGCAAGCCTCCCCAGTACGGCCGGATGGAAACCAAACACGTGGCGAATGCGAAATACAACCAG ATCCAGCTGTTTGCACCG GCCGAATGGGTTGCCTTAAACTATGTGCCCTTTGCTGAGCGTTCcttggaggtggtggtggaccTGTACCATAAAACGGCGTGCCACAAGGCGGTCATCAATGAGAAAGTTCTACAGAACATCATCAAG ACCTTAAGGATGCCTCTGGGTCTGAAGTACGCCTGTCCGTCGGAGAGCACCTGGAAGCTGGCCGTCTCCTCGCTGCTCAAGGTGCTGTCCATCGGGCTGCCGGTGGCGCGCCAGCACGCCTCGTCCGGGAGGTTTGACACCATGTGGCCGGAGCTGGCCAACGCCTTTGAAGACTTTCTTTTCACCAAAAG CGTCCCGCCAGACAACCTGTCGATCCAGGAGTTCCAGAAGAACGAAGCCGTTGATGTAGAG GTGGTCCAGTTGATCAGCACCGAGATTTTACCGTTTGCTAATTTTATCCCCAAAGACTTTGTGGGTCAGATCATGGCGATGCTCAATAAAGGCTCAATTCACTCGCAGTCGCCCTCGTTCACAG AGGCGGAGATCGACGTGCGGATGAGGGAGGAGTTTTCCAAGGTGTGTTTTGAGACCCTGCTGCAGTTTTCCTTCAGCAACAAGGTGTCGACCCCGCAGGAGGGCTACATCTCCCGCATGGCGCTCTCCGTGCTCCTCAAGAGGTCCCAGGACGTCCTGCGGCGCTACGTGGACGacgagaggctgagcggacgcTGCCCGCTGCCGAG GCAACAAGTGACGGAGATTATCTTTGTCCTGAAAGCTATCAGCACTTTGATGGATTCACTTAAAAAGACGCAGCCCGAAAACG TGGACGGCAACACGTGGGCTCAGGTGATCGCCCTGTACCCCACGCTGGTGGAGTGCATCACGTGCTCCTCGTCGGAGGTGAGCGCGGCCCTGAAGGAGGCCCTGGGGCCCTTTAAAGACTTTATGCAGCCACCCATCTCCAAAGTCCAGAACGGGGAGTCCTGA
- the mon2 gene encoding protein MON2 homolog isoform X5, producing the protein MSTSSPEAVKKLLENMQTDLRSLSMECKKKFPPVKEAAESGIVKIKTIAARNTDILAALKENSSEVVQPFLMGCGTKEPKITQLCLAAIQRLMSHEVVSEAAAGNIINMLWQLMENGLEELKLLQTVLVLLTTNTVVHDEVLSKAIVLCFRLHFTKDNITNNTAAATVRQVVTVVFERMVAEDERFEGIVEQPPPVQGNTNRRSVSTLRPSAKDAYMLFQDLCQLVNADAPYWLVGMTEMTRTFGLELLESVLNDFPGVFLQHQEFSFLLKERVCPLVIKLFSPNIKFRQGSSSAASPAPVEKPYFPICMRLLRVVSVLIKHFYSLLVTECEIFLSLLVKFLDGEKPQWLRAVAVESVHRLCVQPHLLRSFCQSYDMKQHSTKVFRDIVNALGSFIQSLFIVPNASNAAAVSAPAGGSGSGTQGAAQGGPGAGGVSGALTTQAAFEYRGTWIPLMTVSVQGSAKATYLEMLDKVEPPSIPEGYAMSVAFSALLDLVRGITSMIERELAAEEEAAAQFREAHPDQEWKPQAGAHLVWEEMVSACWCGLLAALSLLLDASTDETATENILKAELTMASLCGRLGLVTPRDAFITAICKASLPPHYALTVLSSNAANLSSKVSPTHQSSYSIQGQSVQIISPSSESHQQVVAVGQPLTAQPQGTVVLTAKNIQCMRTLLNLAHCHGAVLGTSWQLVLATLQHLVWILGLKPGVGGALKPGRAVEGPSTVLTTAVMTDLPVISNILSRLFESSQYLDDVSLHHLINALCSLSLEAMEMAYGNNKEPSLFAVAKLLETGLVNMDRIEILWRPLTGHLLEVCQHPNSRMREWGAEALTALIKAGLAYKHDPPLAQNQRLQLLLLNPLKELSNVLQADIRQKQLESVLQILQSQGDCLGPGWPLVLGVIGAIRNDQGESLIRTAFQCLQLVVTDFLPTMPCTCLQIVVDVAGSFGLQNQELNISLTSIGLLWNISDYFFQRGEAITQELEREEEALQKQAQEKGETLNRPFHPAPPFDCLWLCLYAKLGELCVDPRPAVRKSAGQTLFSTIAAHGTLLQQPTWHIVVWKVLFQLLDCVRTSSTTADKEKIESGGGNILIHHSRDTAEKQWAETWVLTLAGVARIFNTRRYLLQQLSDFFEAWEVLLNHIQSAALSKNNEVSLAALKSFQEILQIVTPVKDSDKAGDALAAMGVPPVLIDPLSASGPGRPLVRSDSLVERLTRYNGAEMQAPPPGEESALEDSALWWSAWNTWYRTGTDSTRPPSGPAEKFSFIPSQPFLTALIQIFPALYQHIKANFSMEDLKKLGVILHGAVSVPISSDASPFILPSYTEAVLTSLQEAVLTALDVLQKAICVGPENLQVMYPAIFEQLLLFVEFSCKPPQYGRMETKHVANAKYNQAEWVALNYVPFAERSLEVVVDLYHKTACHKAVINEKVLQNIIKTLRMPLGLKYACPSESTWKLAVSSLLKVLSIGLPVARQHASSGRFDTMWPELANAFEDFLFTKSVPPDNLSIQEFQKNEAVDVEVVQLISTEILPFANFIPKDFVGQIMAMLNKGSIHSQSPSFTEAEIDVRMREEFSKVCFETLLQFSFSNKVSTPQEGYISRMALSVLLKRSQDVLRRYVDDERLSGRCPLPRQQVTEIIFVLKAISTLMDSLKKTQPENVDGNTWAQVIALYPTLVECITCSSSEVSAALKEALGPFKDFMQPPISKVQNGES; encoded by the exons GCTGCAGCGGGGAACATCATCAACATGCTGTGGCAGCTGATGGAAAACGGtttggaggagctgaagctgttACAGACGGTCCTCGTCCTGCTAACCACAAACACAGTCGTTCACGATGAAGTTCTTTCGAAG GCCATTGTCTTGTGTTTCCGTCTCCACTTCACCAAGGACAACATCACCAACAACACAGCGGCCGCCACCGTCAGGCAGGTCGTCACTGTGGTGTTTGAGAGGATGGTGGCTGAGGATGAGCGCTTTGAAG GCATAGTGGAGCAGCCGCCTCCGGTTCAGGGAAACACCAACCGGCGGTCTGTCAGCACCCTGAGACCCAGTGCCAAGGACGCATACATGCTGTTCCAG GACTTGTGCCAGCTGGTGAACGCCGACGCCCCCTACTGGCTGGTGGGGATGACTGAGATGACCCGGACGTttggcctggagctgctggagtctgTTCTGAACGACTTCCCGGGTGTCTTCCTTCAG CACCAGGAGTTCAGCTTCCTCCTCAAAGAACGAGTGTGTCCCCTCGTCATCAAGCTCTTCTCCCCCAACATCAAGTTCCGGcagggcagcagcagcgccgcctcGCCGGCCCCCGTGGAGAAACCTTACTTCCCCATCTGCATGAGGCTGCTGCGGGTGGTCTCAGTGCTCATCAAACACTTCTACAGCTTACTG gtgACGGAGTGTGAGATCTTTCTGTCGTTGCTGGTGAAGTTTCTGGATGGCGAGAAGCCGCAGTGGCTCAGAGCAGTGGCAGTGGAATCGGTCCACAGGCTGTGTGTGCAGCCTCATTTATTACG cTCGTTTTGTCAGTCCTACGACATGAAGCAGCACTCCACTAAAGTGTTCAGAGACATCGTCAATGCCCTGGGCTCCTTCATCCAGTCCCTCTTTATTGTGCCCAATGCGAGCAACGCGGCGGCCGTCAGCGCACCTGCTG GCGGCTCGGGTTCAGGGACGCAGGGCGCGGCGCAGGGCGGCCCCGGAGCAGGAGGGGTCAGCGGCGCCCTGACCACACAGGCTGCATTTGAATATCGTGGCACCTGGATCCCTCTCATGACTGTCAGCGTTCAGGGCAGCGCCAAAGCAACCTA TTTAGAGATGCTGGACAAGGTTGAGCCCCCCTCCATCCCAGAGGGCTACGCCATGTCTGTGGCCTTCAGTGCGCTGCTGGACCTGGTGAGGGGAATCACCTCCATGATTGAGAGGGAGctggcggcggaggaggaggcggctgcTCAGTTCAGGGAGGCTCACCCTGACCAGGAGTGGAAGCCACAAGCTG GAGCCCACCTGGTTTGGGAGGAGATGGTGAGCGCCTGCTGGTGCGGCCTGCTGgctgctctgtctctgctgctggacgccAG CACCGATGAGACCGCCACTGAGAACATCCTGAAAGCTGAGCTGACCATGGCTTCGCTGTGCGGCCGCCTGGGCCTGGTGACGCCGCGTGACGCCTTCATCACGGCGATCTGCAAGGCCTCTCTGCCGCCGCACTACGCCCTCACAGTCCTCAGCAGCAACGCTGCGAACCTCTCCAGTAAAG TGTCACCCACCCATCAATCAT CGTACTCCATCCAGGGCCAGAGTGTGCAGATTATCAGCCCCTCCAGCGAATCGCACCAGCAGGTGGTCGCCGTGGGGCAGCCGCTCACCGCTCAGCCCCAGGGCACCGTGGtg CTGACTGCCAAGAACATCCAGTGTATGCGCACCCTGTTGAACCTGGCGCACTGCCACGGGGCCGTGCTGGGCACCTCCTGGCAGCTGGTCTTGGCTACACTCCAG CACCTGGTGTGGATCCTGGGTCTAAAGCCTGGTGTGGGCGGTGCCCTGAAGCCGGGCCGAGCAGTGGAGGGACCCAGCACG GTGCTGACCACAGCAGTGATGACAGACCTTCCCGTCATCTCCAACATCCTGTCCAGACTGTTCGAGAGCTCTCA GTACTTGGACGACGTTTCCTTACATCACCTGATCAATGCCCTCTGTTCGCTGTCACTGGAGGCGATGGAAATGGCTTATGGAAACAACAAG GAACCGTCTCTGTTTGCGGTCGCTAAGTTGCTGGAAACTGGCCTGGTCAACATGGATCGTATCGAGATCTTGTGGAGACCCCTCACTGGCCATTTACTGGAG GTCTGCCAGCACCCGAACTCCAGGATGAGGGAGTGGGGGGCGGAGGCGCTGACAGCACTGATCAAAGCTGGGCTCGCATATAAGCACGATCCTCCTCTGGCTCAAAACcag cggctgcagctcctgctgctgaaccCCCTGAAGGAGTTGTCCAACGTGCTGCAGGCAGACATTCGACAGAAACAGCTGGAGAGTGTCCTGCAGATCCTGCAGAGCCAGGGAGACTGCCTGGGGCCCGGCTGGCCCCTCGTACTGGGTGTCATTGGAGCCATCCGCAATGATCAAGG TGAGTCGTTGATCCGAACAGCCTTCCAGTGCCTGCAGTTGGTAGTGACAGACTTCCTGCCCACCATGCCTTGCACGTGCCTCCAGATCGTAGTGGATGTGGCCGGCAGCTTcggcctgcagaaccaggagctTAACATCAGCCTCACGTCCATCGGTTTACTG TGGAATATTTCAGACTACTTCTTCCAAAGGGGGGAAGCGATCACCcaggagctggagagggaggaggaagccCTGCAGAAGCAGGCTCAGGAAAAAGGGGAGACCCTGAACAGGCCgttccaccccgccccgcccttcGACTGCCTCTGGCTGTGCCTGTACGCCAAGCTGGGCGAGCTGTGCGTGGACCCGCGGCCCGCCGTGCGCAAAAGCGCCGGGCAGACGCTGTTCTCCACCATCGCTGCCCATGGcaccctgctgcagcagccgaCCTGGCATATCGTGGTCTGGAAG gtcctgtttcagctgctggactGCGTCAGGACGTCCTCCACCACAGCGGACAAGGAGAAGATCGAGTCGGGAGGCGGGAACATCCTCATTCACCACTCGCGTGACACCGCCGAGAAGCAGTGGGCCGAGACGTGGGTGCTGACGCTGGCGGGGGTGGCCCGCATCTTCAACACCAGACGATATCTCCTCCAGCAACTCA GTGATTTCTTCGAGGCCTGGGAGGTGCTGCTCAACCACATTCAGTCTGCCGCCCTCAGCAAAAACAACGAGGTCTCGCTGGCCGCGCTCAAGAGCTTCCAGGAGATCCTGCAGATCGTCACGCCCGTTAAAGACTCGGATAAAGCGGGCGACGCCCTTGCCGCCATGGGCGTCCCCCCAGTGCTCATAGACCCCCTCTCGGCCTCCGGGCCCGGCAGACCCCTGGTGCGTTCGGACTCGCTCGTGGAGCGCTTGACGCGGTACAACGGCGCCGAGATGCAGGCCCCCCCGCCGGGCGAGGAGTCGGCCTTAGAGGACTCCGCCCTGTGGTGGTCGGCGTGGAACACGTGGTACCGAACGGGAACGGACAGCACGAGGCCCCCCAGCGGCCCCGCCGAGAAGTTCTCCTTCATCCCCAGCCAGCCCTTCCTCACGGCGCTGATCCAGATCTTCCCGGCGCTCTACCAGCACATCAAAGCCAACTTCAGCATGGAGGACCTGAAGAAGCTCGGGGTCATCCTCCACGGCGCCGTGTCCGTGCCTATCAGCAGCGACGCCTCGCCCTTCATCCTGCCCTCCTACACCGAGGCGGTCCTCAccagcctgcaggaggcggtGCTCACCGCTCTGGATGTTTTACAGAAG GCCATCTGTGTGGGCCCCGAGAACCTGCAGGTCATGTACCCGGCCATCTTtgaacagctgctgctttttgtGGAGTTCTCCTGCAAGCCTCCCCAGTACGGCCGGATGGAAACCAAACACGTGGCGAATGCGAAATACAACCAG GCCGAATGGGTTGCCTTAAACTATGTGCCCTTTGCTGAGCGTTCcttggaggtggtggtggaccTGTACCATAAAACGGCGTGCCACAAGGCGGTCATCAATGAGAAAGTTCTACAGAACATCATCAAG ACCTTAAGGATGCCTCTGGGTCTGAAGTACGCCTGTCCGTCGGAGAGCACCTGGAAGCTGGCCGTCTCCTCGCTGCTCAAGGTGCTGTCCATCGGGCTGCCGGTGGCGCGCCAGCACGCCTCGTCCGGGAGGTTTGACACCATGTGGCCGGAGCTGGCCAACGCCTTTGAAGACTTTCTTTTCACCAAAAG CGTCCCGCCAGACAACCTGTCGATCCAGGAGTTCCAGAAGAACGAAGCCGTTGATGTAGAG GTGGTCCAGTTGATCAGCACCGAGATTTTACCGTTTGCTAATTTTATCCCCAAAGACTTTGTGGGTCAGATCATGGCGATGCTCAATAAAGGCTCAATTCACTCGCAGTCGCCCTCGTTCACAG AGGCGGAGATCGACGTGCGGATGAGGGAGGAGTTTTCCAAGGTGTGTTTTGAGACCCTGCTGCAGTTTTCCTTCAGCAACAAGGTGTCGACCCCGCAGGAGGGCTACATCTCCCGCATGGCGCTCTCCGTGCTCCTCAAGAGGTCCCAGGACGTCCTGCGGCGCTACGTGGACGacgagaggctgagcggacgcTGCCCGCTGCCGAG GCAACAAGTGACGGAGATTATCTTTGTCCTGAAAGCTATCAGCACTTTGATGGATTCACTTAAAAAGACGCAGCCCGAAAACG TGGACGGCAACACGTGGGCTCAGGTGATCGCCCTGTACCCCACGCTGGTGGAGTGCATCACGTGCTCCTCGTCGGAGGTGAGCGCGGCCCTGAAGGAGGCCCTGGGGCCCTTTAAAGACTTTATGCAGCCACCCATCTCCAAAGTCCAGAACGGGGAGTCCTGA